The stretch of DNA AAGTTCTACAAGGCGCTTTCTATGTGGGGGACAGATTTCAATTTGATCTCACAATTATACCCTTATagatcaagaaaacaagTGAAGGCCAAATTCGTTAATGAGGAGAAGAAACGTCCAATATTGATTGAATTGGCCCTTCGATCTAAGCTACCGCCTAATTTTGATGAGTATTGCTGCGaaatcaagaagaacattggTACAGTAGCAGACTTCAACGAGAAACTAATCGAATTACAAAACGAGCACAAACATCATATGAAGGAAATCGAAGAAGCAAAGAATACGGCAAAGGAGGAAGACCAAACTGCACAAAGGCTAAATGATGCtaatttgaataaaaagGGATCTGGTGGTATTATGACAAATGATTTGAAAGTTTATAGAAAAACGGAAGTTGTTCTGGGTACAATTGATGActtgaaaaggaagaaactcaaagaaaggaataatgatgacaatgaGGATAATGAAGGAAGTGAAGAAGAGCCTGAGATTGATCAATAAGAGACATTTATATGCATACATAATGGATAAATAGCACAACTTTTTGTTGTAttatatcattttcttcaggtGTACCGCGGCATCAATAAATGAAGCGATGTtcggaagaaaaaattggcaACGAAAACAGTATTATGAAAGTTACATATGAGGATCGTTCTATaagcaaaagaaacaaaaggaTGATATGATTAGTAAAGAGTATGAATTTGGTAAGACTAGTATACTGAATAGAAAGAAGTATACATTAGTTATCGATGAAGACAAGAATGGCAATTTTATAAGATTTACCGTTTTACCTGTATCTAACCGaaagttcaaaaaagtCAAGCAAAATGGGAGGGTAGAGATTAACATGGGCATACAATATCACCAAATTGTACTTATTTTACTACTGAATATTTTGTTCTATGTAATTTGCCTAAGATCAAGATTTCTCGAACATATTAATAGAACTTTTGAAGTGACAATCGCGCGAAGTTTCCAGATCTTAATTATAATGGGATTGTTTGCCTTAGGTACAATTATACTTGTGAGGGGACCTAGTGTGGAAACTGTaacaattttcaaagaaagtGGACTACAGCTGTCCAGAGTGAAGGGTATGGTTATATTTCctcaacaatggaatcgGAAGTTCTTTGAACAAGTAGAGTTTATATCCAATGAAAGAATTATTGATGTAGTGATCAATGAAGGATTCTGTCGGGGATTTCGAGTGATATTCTATCTTGCAGCAATTGTACGTAAATCGTCTACGCTTAAGCTATTATTTCCAGTATGTATTCAAGCGAATTTAAGATTGTTTCTTACTTCAACGATCTGATTAGAAATACTAACACAACAATGCAGTCAAATTTGCCCAGTATCGATGACCAACGTCTAATATACAACATATCTAGAAAATATCTCAGTAAGCAAGAAAAACCCCTGAGCAGACCAAAAGATTGAACATCAAATTATCATTACAGAAAATCTTGAGACATTTTGGTATATACTTATATTTTAGTGtatgtttatatataattataGATAAGAATTTGAACACACTTAAGTTgcagaacaaaaaaaaggggAATTGTTTTCATTACATGGTAGATAATTTGTTGATGATTTCATTCGTGAAGTCAGTAGTAGAAGAGGAACCACCAATATCTCTAGTGGTATGCTTACCTTCTGCGATCGTTTCATGAACTGCCTTTGAGATTCTAGTAGCATATTCATTCAAACCCAAATGGTTCAACATTAACGTGGAGGAAAGGATCATGGCAGTTGGGTTAGCCACATTTTGGCCTTTAATATCTAAACCAACATGTCTGGAACCTGGTTCGAAGACAGCATAGTCCCTGCCAAAGTTGGCACCTGCCACCAATCCTGGACCACCGATCAAAGCAGCGCCAATGTTGCCTAAGATGGTACCGTACATTGAAGGGGTAACTAGGACATCAAATTGATGAGGTTTGGCCACCGCCTGCATGGAGGCATTGTCGACAATGATGGACGATACGTCAATATCAggatattctttttggcCAATTTCAGTTATTATATTTCTGAACAGACCGTCACCTAACTTCATGATATTTGCCTTATGCACAGCTGTGACAGACTTTCTGTTGTATTTCTTGGCGAAGTCAAAGGCAAATCTGGCGATCCTTTCTGTCTTAGGTCTAGTCATAACTTTCAAAGATTCCACTACACCAGGGACGGATTCATGTTCCAGGCCTGAGAACTCACCCTCCGTGTTTTCTCTAATGACAATCAAATCTATGTCTGGAATTCTAGTCTTGACACCCTTCAAGGATTTGAAAAGGGCCACATTGGCGTAGATATCTAGTTGTTTACGCAAAGCAACGTTTAGTGAACCGTGACCTGTTTGGTCAGCAGGAGTGTGCCATAGCCCCTTAAGACCAATCTTATTTCTCTTTAGAGACTCAACAGCTTCATAGACGCCTTCCTTATGATCTGTTTGCTTAATGTTTATAGTTTCCCAGTCGATCGGGATATTTTCAGCCTCAAAAATGGTTCTCACTGAATCAGTGATTTCTTTCCCAACACCGTCACCAGGTATCAAAGTGACGGTGAAACGACCGCCATACTTCTTGGGTAGGGTGCGTTCCGCCTGAGCGGCAGTGGCTAAAGTTCTCTTAGCAATTGTTCTGTTAAGCATTTTTCTCTTACAATTATGGAGGAAAAGGGAGAAGAATGAGGATAGGGAGAATAATGAACCTTGATTGTTACCAGTAATATTAAGGTACTGTTGAAATAGATCTACGGTAGAGTAAAGAAATCAATCAATCAAGAATAAGCCAATGAAGCggaagaaaacaagaaaaaagacCTATGGAAAATATAGATAGTCCTATGTGCTCACCCACATAAAAcacttatatatatattcagTGTAGGCATGTATTGTACGGggatatatatatgagGGTCTTCCTTTAATCGCTAAATAACAATACCGAgctaccaaaaaaaataaaagaaggTTTCTGCAATATGGTTGGTTGATGAGTGACCTATGACGCCCGATGCTCGGAGAAGGTGGTCAGGCACACGTGATTCACCTAAACTCGGCGccgaaaaaaatttgatcaGCCGTACAGTGTGATTGTTATCACGTGATAGTAACGTAAGTCACGTGCTTTCTAACCATCACCCCGCACGAACGTTCGTTCCCGTTTCGATGTTGACGTCAGAATGAGCTAACTTGACGCCACTGAATTAATTCGCATTGTCACCATGACGCTTATCAAGCCGAAAAAATTACTAGTGATTCCTTCCTCCCCCTCTCTCGATGagtaattttgaaatgaaCAAGTAGGCTGACATAGAGTACTATAAATACTTAGGAAGTAATGATTCTCGAGGATAGGTAAGAGCTGTCCTCTTCTAATTCTTGttcgttttcttctgaaaaCCCCAACCACATCAACTACAGCTAAGACTACAAATTTCAATTATTACACATCAGAATGAGCGCTACCGAATCTTCATCTATATTCACATTGAGTCACAACTCAAACCTACAAGATATCTTGGCCGCCAATGCCAAATGGGCCTCCCAGATGAACAACATACAGCCAACTTTGTTCCCAGATCACAATGCGAAGGGCCAGTCCCCTCACACTCTTTTCATCGGCTGCTCCGATTCGCGTTACAACGAAAACTGTTTAGGTGTCTTGCCCGGCGAAGTGTTCACTTGGAAAAATGTTGCTAACATATGTCACTCAGAGGATTTAACTTTGAAGGCCACTTTAGAGTTTGCCATTATTTGTCTAAAAGTTAACAAAGTTATTATTTGTGGCCACACTGATTGTGGTGGTATAAAGACATGTTTAACTAACCAAAGGGAAGCCTTACCAAAAGTTAACTGTTCTCATCTGTACAAGTACTTAGACGATATTGACACCATGTACCATGAAGAGTCACAAAATTTGATCCATTTGAAAACGCAACGTGAAAAATCTCATTACCTGTCGCACTGTAACGTCAAAAGGCAGTTTAATAGGATTATTGAAAACCCTACTGTGCAAACTGCTGTACAAAATGGAGAATTACAGGTATACGGTCTGCTTTACAACGTAGAGGACGGTCTACTGCAAACAGTTAGCACTTACACAAAAGTTACCCCAAAATAGTTTTAGCCTCACCGATATACTTatataatattcattgaaatAGAAAGACATTTACAAAGTAGACGGGGATATTTAGCCCCACTCATATAAATTATGCATTATAacttttataaaaaaaaagaaatcacaCTTAAATAAATGTCTTAATTGCACATTCCATGTTCAGATATACACTATCTTACCTTTTGAATAGGaatgatggaaaaaaaattatgcTTCCAATCGGATTTGAACCGATGATCTCCACATTACTAGTGTGGCGCCTTACCAACTTGGCCATAGAAGCCCGTTATTACGGTCTGTGATCCAGCAAATGTCAGATATAACGAATTGAAGTTGCTTTTCCCATCAATGTTTGTCAAGTTGAAACGCTGTAGCACACACTAAGCATTAACGACTATATTACAAGTAAAGCATCAAATGATTACTTAAAAGAGTAATCGCAAACTATATTGAAGTTGGCAAAGGCACATGATCCAAATGGTAACGATAACAACATATATGAAAAGTAGTGTTCTAGGAAACTTCGATAGGGGAGAAAGtacgtaaaaaaaataattttgagTTGGATTCGAAGTTCCATTAATATCTTGGATAATTAAGTTTGCTGCGTGAGAGACAGGCAGATTCGGCTTCACAGGAATAAACTCCTATAATTTAAAGGAACTTGTTAGTGTTAGCACTATAAGtaagaaaaagtaaattCTGGCAGTGTTGCTTTTAATCGCAATAATATTTGATTTACATTCAAACAGTTTCATATACCTCTTTGATAGAACATATTTGCATATGtgtttatttgttttttatttttttttgattacttcttttcaaaaactaaatgtgaacaaagaagaaaaaggagtataaaagaataaataatagCGGTATTACGTGtgttggaaaaagaatcatAGATCGTCAATGGACTAGTATTTGTATTACCAGTATTATTATAATATGGATCGTAAGAAGATAACATAAAACATAGAAACAGTTGTCAAATCCTTGCACAATTCTAAcattcattatcctattacattatcaatccttgcatttCAACTTTCCATCAAATTTAATGATTTGTTTTCAATCTTTATGTCTTCTTTTTACATCGCATATGATACTGTTGGAACGAGAGTAATTAATAGTAACATGAGTTGCTATGGTAACAATCTAATGCTTACATCGTATATTAATGTACAACTCGTATACGTTTAAGTGTGATTGCGCCTATTGCAGAAGGAATGTTAAACGAGAAGCTCAGACAATACTGAAGCTGTGTTAAAGATCTATTAGTTGAACATGATATGGTAGGTACATATATGAGGAATATGAGTCGTCACATCAATGTATAGTAACTACCGGAATcactattatattggtcATGATTAATATGACCAATCGGCGTGTGTTTTATATACCTCTCTTATTTAGTATAAGAAGATCAGTACTcacttcttcattaatactAATTTTTAACCTCTAATTATCAACAGATACCATGCTAGTATTACAAATAATACTAAACAGATGATGTTAGAGTTTCATTCTGAAAagaatgtggattttgatgtaattgttgggattccattttttataaggcaataatattaggtatgtagatatactagaagttctcctcgaggatttaggaatccataaaagggaatctgcaattctatacaattctataaatattattatcatcattttatatgttaatattcattgatcctattacattatcaatccttgcgtttcagcttccactaatttagatgactatttctcatcatttgcgtcatcttctaacaccgtatatgataatatactagtaacgtaaatactagttagtagatgatagttgatttttattccaacataccacccataatgtaatagatctaatgaatccatttgttagttaatagtttaaatgtttttatcggaagaggttttgtcatcacatcagcaatgttcttcttggtctcgatgtagtatacgtataaattattacctgatacttcatctctaagtctcattgcctttgtgccaaaaaatctgtttctaaatttctcttcatttgtagacttaattatactgatcGTTGATCTACTATCAGTAAGTAAGCCtttaataattggtttcttgttaagttcttgCACAAGGTGACTGAGGTTATTCAATAGCGGAATAGCTTCACTGACTgcgtgtatttctgcttctgtAGTTGAAGTGCATGTTAACGAAGCCTTTGTcgactttcctccaatcaCTTTTCCGTTGAGTAGGAAAATGTTACCAATTTGTGACTTGTAATATGGTTGGTTACCATATGAAGCATCGCTTATTGCGactagtttattatctggcttggtaggtttgtttttgtgccatattaattgtttatctctagtgtcccacatgaattgtattaactcatatgtcatgtctaaaacttgcctagaggggaatagtatatgttgagcaagtgtgttgatgtagtatagtaagtcaaatctaaatttatatccaacatatgaagctagaccaatcaacttttgcatttcatgtactttctctttgtattcatcttcatctatttctagttcatcctggtctatataatgacctggttgacctggagctctaagtttctttccttttgggttcaaaggtacgtttagtttgggtaatttttctgtcaaggatttttccatacctaatttcatgtacttgcttctttgatatttgatctCTAATCCAAGTATGTCGTACTGAATGTCGTTATCACTTTCacccagatttattatctttgtatcgtattgtttcttgagtgttgttatgattttcttatttgcatttaagtctttgctgaataatatcatatcatcaacgaataagcaaattgttacttgactatttttaaatacgcatgaccatccGCGAACTTCTTGCATGTCGCaacaatttattaaatatgaTTTAATGGTTTCATACCAGTTTGcaccactttgtttcaaacCATAGAGTGATTTTCTCAAACGTAGTAATTTATCATTCAAAcctaaatgtggtggaggtcttatgtataattcttctttgatatcagCATATAAGTAAGCAGAGGATATGTCCAGCTGTGTGATATAATAGTCGTTGTCTAATGCGATTGACAGTGACGTCATCAGTGCATAGTGATGTACggtattggattgcatATCAGAATCATATGTATCGGGGTGTTGAATGTCgcctcttgcaacaaatctagctttGTGTGTACCAtcacgtttcttgttaaatataaacattgagtttattacttttttagGATCTATGTCATTTCtatcataatatttgtttgtatCCCAAgtgttcattttcaatagttggctaatttctttatgatAAGCTTCAACATAtctgtctttttctttgttgtctttaTTATAAGTAATTGCTTCATCATATCTTAAGGTCGTTCGAACTGGTTTGATCGATTTCACTCCTTTTATTGCTGCAATTAAATTTATgcgtttcttcgatcttgGTGGTTCCAGACTTCTcatattcttattattccatgtgtctcgGGATACCtcaatttcagtttcattatcttctaatgatcttttcttacttttgGTAGTAGTCAGAACATTAGAATCatccataccacccaaactggaattagtcTGACGAGAGTGTATGTgtggaatatcttttgaaacatcAGAAGTGTCCGTAGGAGATTGATGGGTTAAGTCAGGAAGTGGGAGGTCGTCAAGAATAGAATCAGCCgtaacattttttgaggatttgTCAGGCATTATATTAGGAGTCGCATGGTCAGAAGATCGATATTCTGGCGGATCCGTATCAATGGAGGGTGTATTATCACATACAGCCTTTGTTTCTATGGAGATGATGGGAGTAGTGGATTCACTGTTGGACGAACGGTCATCTATTGAGGGCGTACTATTTGTAGTCCtgtatttgatatttgtaTCACTATTTCGTTGAATATATGGTTCCTCCGTACCACCCAAACGTGTagttttgatgttttcaagTCCATAATTAACTCTATCCTGTGAGGTCAAATCAATCATATCATTGGGACTACCAGGTCGCTTTTGGTTTCGTGCAGTGAAGGTAGACGAGTGTCTAGGTGAAGTAGTATCTGATTCAACGGTACCAACCATTTCGGTACTCtctttattaatgatatgGGGTGTACGAGATCGTATAGtagatggaagaatattgtattcagatatgtcggcatcaacttcttttggtGCACGTACTTTTTGGACTGGTTCCTTGTCTAATTGTAAAGGGTTTATTGATTGGGACGAGAAGTCGTTCACTAGAGGATCAGAGTTTATTTCAATCTCCGATTGATAGTCATGATCAGATTCTGTATTTTGATCATATGACTGCTCcgtttcattttgttcaataaaaGATTGGTTATGGGCTGTTAAACGATTGagatcatcatcaaaagtGAGTGTATCGTAGTCGAACTGGTCCAATTTCGTTTGCTTGTTTTGTAATATAACGTAATTGGTAGTATCTactgtcttttttaatgatggaagatagataATATAGCCATAAGAGTTTCGTGACGGATGTAAGGCGTAACCTGGAAtgccacgaggatgtattttcGAGTCGGGATTATGGTTGTTAACTATAACCggttgaccgaaaggtaGTATAGTAGTAATGTCCAGTCCAGCTAAACCTGCATGTTGTCTTGCGGATTTATCGTTTTTTGGTGAGACTAATGAATTTCTGAttatagtagaaaattcgactGCTGAGAACCATAGATGATTTGGTAGACCACTGCAATGAAGCAGTGTGCGACAATCGTTTAATAAAGTACGATTTAATCGTTCAGCGACACCGTGTGCTCTAGAATCTGCCgtggttgtatagcatgCAGTAATACCTCTGTTCGTAAAGAACTTATGAAGAGTTTTGTTAGTGTACTCGGAGCCACGATCCATCTGGATAACTAGAACGCGAGCATTGAATTGGTTCTTAATAAATGCTAATATCGATGTAAAAACATTGAGGATAGATTCTTCACGACGGTCGTGTAATGGGTACACCCATTGGAATCTGGTTTTCTCATCTGTAAACGATATAAAGTAAGAAGGTGCACTTTTCGGTAAGTGATGTACAGGACCAAATATATCGGTATGCAAGTACTGAAAAGGCTCATATGATTCTTGGTACTTTAGTCGTGATCCTTTGACATGTCTATGTTTCgtgcttttgccgattaGACAGtcaggacattgatatGTGCTAGCGTTAGACCATTCAATATCCGATTCCTTCAAATATGTAACTGCATTCTTCTTAAGAGACTTCTGAATACTTCGGAAGTTAGCATGTCCAAGCATTCGATGTATTAACGGATATGGATATTTATTTAcgcttttgcttttgttgaCGTTGTTTATTGTTAGCTTTGAAATGTGCGAAGGAATTAGGTATTTTTTAGATAAccagtaaaagtctccatGTTTGACTATGGGAGCTAGTACTGTACCATCCGATCTTTCTAAAGTGTTTCTGGTAAAGCAGGcagtaatattttgattagCCAGCTCACTCAAACTTAATAGATCATAGGCTATGTTTGGTGTGTGTAGTgcttttattgatgttttggtgcCGTTCTGAAAGTTGAAGTGAAGATTACCAATGGCATTTATAGGAATGTCTTGTTTTTGAGCATCGACTATGTTTATTTCAGAATTGGGTGTTGCATGGT from Saccharomyces cerevisiae S288C chromosome XIV, complete sequence encodes:
- the GPI15 gene encoding phosphatidylinositol N-acetylglucosaminyltransferase GPI15 (Protein involved in the synthesis of GlcNAc-PI; GlcNAc-PI is the first intermediate in the synthesis of glycosylphosphatidylinositol (GPI) anchors; homologous to the human PIG-H protein; GlcNAc-PI stands for N-acetylglucosaminyl phosphatidylinositol) produces the protein MISKEYEFGKTSILNRKKYTLVIDEDKNGNFIRFTVLPVSNRKFKKVKQNGRVEINMGIQYHQIVLILLLNILFYVICLRSRFLEHINRTFEVTIARSFQILIIMGLFALGTIILVRGPSVETVTIFKESGLQLSRVKGMVIFPQQWNRKFFEQVEFISNERIIDVVINEGFCRGFRVIFYLAAIVRKSSTLKLLFPSNLPSIDDQRLIYNISRKYLSKQEKPLSRPKD
- the IDH1 gene encoding isocitrate dehydrogenase (NAD(+)) IDH1 (Subunit of mitochondrial NAD(+)-dependent isocitrate dehydrogenase; complex catalyzes the oxidation of isocitrate to alpha-ketoglutarate in the TCA cycle); amino-acid sequence: MLNRTIAKRTLATAAQAERTLPKKYGGRFTVTLIPGDGVGKEITDSVRTIFEAENIPIDWETINIKQTDHKEGVYEAVESLKRNKIGLKGLWHTPADQTGHGSLNVALRKQLDIYANVALFKSLKGVKTRIPDIDLIVIRENTEGEFSGLEHESVPGVVESLKVMTRPKTERIARFAFDFAKKYNRKSVTAVHKANIMKLGDGLFRNIITEIGQKEYPDIDVSSIIVDNASMQAVAKPHQFDVLVTPSMYGTILGNIGAALIGGPGLVAGANFGRDYAVFEPGSRHVGLDIKGQNVANPTAMILSSTLMLNHLGLNEYATRISKAVHETIAEGKHTTRDIGGSSSTTDFTNEIINKLSTM
- the NCE103 gene encoding carbonate dehydratase NCE103 (Carbonic anhydrase; metalloenzyme that catalyzes CO2 hydration to bicarbonate, which is an important metabolic substrate, and protons; not expressed under conditions of high CO2, such as inside a growing colony, but transcription is induced in response to low CO2 levels, such as on the colony surface in ambient air; poorly transcribed under aerobic conditions and at an undetectable level under anaerobic conditions; abundance increases in response to DNA replication stress); translation: MSATESSSIFTLSHNSNLQDILAANAKWASQMNNIQPTLFPDHNAKGQSPHTLFIGCSDSRYNENCLGVLPGEVFTWKNVANICHSEDLTLKATLEFAIICLKVNKVIICGHTDCGGIKTCLTNQREALPKVNCSHLYKYLDDIDTMYHEESQNLIHLKTQREKSHYLSHCNVKRQFNRIIENPTVQTAVQNGELQVYGLLYNVEDGLLQTVSTYTKVTPK